CCGAAGCTGGCTCGTCAACCAGTAACACGAAACCCAAGGTTACGACGCTAAACCACAACGGAGTCCGAGTTTCCTAAAACGACTCGACCGCGGTTTCAAAACTGCCTCCGAAGCTACACTCGAGCAGAGGTTCAGTGCATTCGAGCCCCGGTCAGGCCTGGAAAGGGCACGGGGCCCGGAGCCCTAGAGCACGAGCCGCGCCCGCAGGCGGGAGCCCGCCGGAAGCGCCTTCCCTCCGCCCGCGGGGCAGCTCCCGGCGGCGCCCAGGGGTCAGCCCCGCCCCCGGGGTCAGCCCGCTACGCCCCGCCCCCCCGggcgtcccctcccctccccctctgcccccccctcccccgaatgcccccccccccccccccccgtcgtcagctttcccctcctccctcaccccccgcccccgacagCGGCTGGACGTGAGGCGGGGGGCGGTCCCCGGGGTCGTCTTGCTGAGGGTCATGCGTCGCCGAGCGCCGGGGATGAAGCTGCAGAGAAGCGACGCGACCCCGCGGCCCGGCCCACGCGCTGGTACCTGCTTCCCGGGCCGCTCCCGGAGGCTGCGCCGTGGGAACCGCGGCAGCACGTGGCGCCTCAGGAACGTGAAGGTTCTGGGAGGCTCTGGAAGGTTCTCTCGCGCCACGGAAGGCCGCCTTCGACGGGCCGCGCCGCCCGGAGGCGGGTTCACAAAGAGGACTCGGCCGAACCCTCTCACAGGCTCGCGTGCCGGGCCGGCCGCCCTCGCCGCCCGCTACGCGCCCCTCGGCTTCGCGCCCGCGCGCCCTCCAGGCGCCCGTCAGTCCCTCTGTCTctcgtgcgcgcgcgcgcgcgcgcccgcccgcctgcccgcccAGCTCCTGTCCGTCAACCGCGCGCTCACGCCCAGCCAGGCGGaaggggcggggcccggggcgggggcgtgCGCCCCATTGGTCGGCGGCGGGGGTGGAGCTTGGCGGCGCCGCcaggccggccccgcccccggcccgcggggagcggcggcggcggcggcggaggcggtgAGCGCGGGCTCGGGTGGGGAGGCTCGGGTGCCGACGCCGTTGGGCCGCCACGGCCTCCTCGCTCTCCGCTCGGGGCTCGGGGCCACTGCGCTGGGGAGGCCGGCCGCCCGGTGAGCCCCGCGGCCCGCGGTTGGCGGGCGGGGGCCGAGGCGGCCGGGCCGGGCCTGCGGGGGAGGAACGAACCCCCAAAGGAGGCCCTCCCCGGGGCGTTGAGCGCGGGGGGAGGGTGCCGCCGCTTTCGCCCCTTTCTCTGTTCACCGCGGCCCCTCGTCGGCTGCGTGCGCCCCCGTCCCTCCCCGGATCCCCGTCCGCAACCGCCTTCGCCCGCCGCCTGCGCCCCTCTGTGCGCGAACGAGCCCCCCTCTGCTCTCCGTGCGGAGCCAGGCCTGTGTGTCCCCTGCGGTGACGAGCGGCCCGCAGCTGTCCCCGTCCTTCCAGGGCCAGAGCAGGCGAAAGAGCGGtcatttcctcccattttatttttttttgcaactggGGGCAACTGTTCACTCCCCAAACGGGGGAGGGTTTTAAGCTTTGTTGAAATCGCTTTCCGTGCGAAGGTGGGAGGCAGGCCTTCAGCACGCAGAAGAGTTGCTCGGGAGCCACTTAGGCAGGAGCCAGAcagaccctgggggtggggggcggcggctGCATTTTATTTCCAAGAGAAGTGCGGGCGCCTCCGCGGGGACCCAGGCCAGCCATTTCTTCTTGACGCTGAGCATCTCCGCGCAGGATTACAGGGGTGACCCTCTTAACTCGGGGCGAAGCCCCAGGGACCCTTGCCCTTGAGGGTCCCGTCTGTGCTAACGTGGCCAGCTATCGCTTTTATGAACCCCTGTGCGAATCTTGTTGCAGGGGCGCATCGAGTCAGACCTTCAAGTACTTTGTGCCAAATCACTACCACCTGCCACATGAGTCTAAGTCATGACCGACGCCAAGTATGTCCTCTGCAGATGGGAAAAGCGATTATGGCCTGCAAAGGTGACAGCCGTTGTTGCGTAATTTCAGGAATTAGAAGTGACTTTTGGGTGACAAGTAAAATCTTCATCGGGAGGAAGCTAGGAGTTCTTTCGGTGAAATCATTGAGCCCGAGCACTTGGCGCTCGGATCTCTTGGCCCTGAACCTCACTCATCGCCCGGTTAATGGGGTTCTTTCTGGTCTGCTGCTTACAAGGTTACGCTTCcagaagtgtctttttttttacacttagGAAAATTAACAGACTCTGCTTTAAAAAGGCCTGTGAGGCAGTATGTAATGCCAGGAAATATCTGGAAGGGAGCCTTGTGGAAGTAAATAATGGGAGTGCCTCGGGGACACTTTCTAGCAACGCGATAGGGAGAGTGCTGCACTGCCAGGCCGGGACCCTGCTCCCCACCTGGGTCAGCCCCTGACCTCGagggccttggtttccccatctgtgaaagggCAGGATTAGACAGGAGGTTGCTGAGGTCTGGGCGGGGGGTATATTTTAAGAGTTACCGGCTGCGGCTGCGCTGCCCAGTGCTGCTTTGTGTCAACTGTTTGTTGTGTCTTAGTaacaaggattttgtttttttttttggttttgttttgttttgttttgttttttgctttatgtttttaatataggTTTTGGCCAGAACGGAGGTGGCaacaaaaaataagaggaaaaaggaattttttctaAGTGTTCAAATACTCTCCCTAGATGAAAAGTTAAGTGttgtggggtctttttttttttttaactgttatctttttttctgaatgggATTTCTTTTACTGTCCCCCTGCCAAAAAGTGAAGTAAACTCTTAAGCGCTCGTTAACTCTGTAGTTACTGTAACTGACTTGTGTTCATAATACCCTTAAGAGGCAAacgctgattttttttttttttttaacgtctgtCTGGAAATGAACATTTATACGAAGGGCTCTGTGTGAGAGAGAGCGGTACAAAAACAACAAGCAAAAATGACACGCAGGGGAAGCTCTTGTTGGGGTTCGCATGTGGATAGTTCCTTCCCGCAGATTTGCGCGTGTTTTTCTCGGAAACTCGTGTGACGGGCCCGTCAGTTTTGGTGTGTTTGCTGTTTCAGCCTGTCTGTCCAGTAAGAAGCTATTATTTAGCATTCAGACGGCAAATGCTCGGCTACGGGGCAGCCTTACTCTCCTTTGTTATCCGGTGACAGAAGAACAAAATATCGGCCAGAATGATTAAAATGCCCCGATCACGTATAATTGTGGTATTGCTGTGTCTAACGGGAGAATTCCCAATTCAGAGAGAATAAAACCTCGTCCGCTCTGGTTACAGCTTCCCCAGGTCCCCGTCCCTCTTCAGAGCCGCCTCCTAAGCTCACTTGGTCCCCAGCTCACACTTTCCCTGCGGCTGGGAAGGTAATTGAATACTCGAGTTTAAAAGGAAAGCGCATCCTTTTAAACTAAAACACACCTGCTGGGCTGTAAACAGCTTTTAGTGACGTTATCTTCTACTCTGAGAACCTAACAAAGGAGTCGTTTGTGTAGTTGAAAGTAGGATTTGCCTCATGAAAGTCacaatttgaattcatttttactCTTAAATCCAGCCAACCTTTTCTgtcttaaaagggaaaaaagcaaaaaagccaCATTCACCAGGGTCCTCACTGCCTCTAACCTCAGGCACACGAATTCCTAGTTGGCCGTGACTTTTGGTTTGAGCGCGAggttgagaaggaagaaaatgaatgtaaCTCTTTTGTCATCTGAAGGAAAACACGTTCGAAAATGTCTTCGCGGCCTTGGCTGGTAGCAGGTAACGGGCGTTTCTGTCCCCGCAGGATTGAGGTGAGGAGCACGGAAGTGGAGGCCTTGAGGGTGGCGCACATCGAACGAATCGCTTCCACGTTGGGTAAGAGCACGTCTTTAGGTAACAGAGAGACAGCGTGGGAGAACGGACAGACCCCGCTTCCCAGGGGACCCTGAgctgaaggaggagaagaaaatggaTCCACTTTCTTAAACCCTTGCAGAGTCTACCCTGGGACCGAGCCTGTTCCGGACTCCCTGCGCGGCCGTCTGCGAGCGTTGGGATCTGCTGGTCGCATCCGTGGCCTCCGGTGTACATAAGAATGAGACCCGGAGTGCGTTTGCCTCCGTGAGGAGAGGGGGGAAGACGCGTCCTTtctcctcccgcccccgccccataGCAAGACTGCAGAAACGGTCTTGGCGCTGCTCTTTTGTCTGCCCGGGGGTTGAGAGCAGTGGATTGCGTATTTACATTCCCTAGCTGGGCTCCGGGGAGAAAGGACTATGTGACCAGCATCACTGTGGGACGCCCCCCCGTGTGCCAGTGCCCTCCTGGGTGGGGGCGAGGCCCACCCCTTCGCCTTTCCTAGGTGGGAGCACCCGAGCCTCGCGGTGCTGGGGCTGAGTGCCCGCTCGCCTGGTGGCCACTCGGCAGACCAAGCAGAAGTGCTTTCTGTCGCCTTGGAGTGGGGGCACGCACCCCCTATACCGAGAGCCGTTGGTCTTGTGAAAAGGCTGACCGGGAGTCCTTCCAGGGGTGTTTATGAAATAGGATCTATTTTCCTGTCGTTGGAAAAACCGCTTTTGTTCAAAGCGGCGTCCACTGGGCACATCTTAGGTGGCGTTGGCCATCACCTCTCGGACGCTCCTCGTCACTTGTTCCAATCATGTCGGGGGCCGGTTATTCGTAGGAGCCTTTAATATTCAACAGGGAAAAGTACCGTGCCAATAGGTGTTGTGCCCGCTGAGTTGTGACATCGCATCCGTCATCTTGTTCAAATAAGCAGTCCGGGTCTGTGTGGcggaatgaataaacaaaactgttGCAGCCGGGAGGTCAGGCTACAATCTCAAGGCTCGTGATGCTCGTTTCTGGCTTTGAAATGCTTTGCAAAGAAGTATGGAAAACCTACCAGCCCACAATGGGTCCCTTTCACGGGCGCCACCCAAGAATTCGGTGCTGGCGAGTTCTTTATGGGGTTGGCGAGGGTTTTTCTTGACCTGATTGAATTTGCAGTTGTGAGGCTGAGCCAATTCGGGAAGCAGGAAGCGTCTGAGTAGCTGGCTGCATTGTTTGGTGACCTGGAGGGATTTAACTTTGTAAGCCACGCAGGTTAGGGTCAGTCAGGTTGTTTTTGGAAAAgcagaccacccccccccccccccccccccgcggccccaAACAATAGCTGTTGTTTTGTGGCCTTGTCCCCCTTTGGGGAAGATGtggctgaggaggggcagaccTCCCTTCAGGTGTGAAAGCCACCGAGGACCTTGGAGGACCTTGGGTGACCGGTGGCTTGGTCGTCACCAGGCTTTGTCTGCTTCCCGTTCTTGCAGCCTCCCAGAATGAGGTTCCTGCTGAACCCCTAGAGGAGCTGGCCTACAGACGCTCGCTTCGAGTGGCCCTGGATGTTTTGAACGAGAGCACAGGTCTGCCTCAAGAAAGCCCTTCTAGGGAAGAAAGAACTGCTCTGTGTTCACGAGAGAAGCCCATGGAACTGGCCTCCTTGCTCTGTGGCCCTGCCTCTTCCTGCGTCCAGGAGGCTGTGCCGGGCAGATCTGGACCCGAGAGGAGGGAACGTGTCCACCCGAGGCTGTCAGGTTCCCCCACTTGTCAAAAGGACCCCAAGTGCAAGGTGGACCACAAGAAGGAGCTCAGGAAGAGTGGAAGCCCACAAGCCTTGGTAGTCCCGCCAGCCAGAGGTGGTTCTCAGCATGGTAGTGGGTCGAGAACGTGCTGTGCAAGTCGGACAACCCCTAGCAAAAGGGGAAGAAGTTCAGGTCGGGAGCCCACTGTGGGTCAGAGTGCCCCTTCCCTCTCGGAGGGAGACGACGAAGAAAGCCGCCTGCCAGCCCCCCGCTCACCTCCCACAGTGAAGGAGGAGGGTCTCTGGGCCAAAGGACGAGACCCCAGCTTACCTTTGCCTGGCCCCAccgggcccccagccccagggcgcCCAGCCTGCCCGGATGCCCAAGGCCTCCCTGCCAAGCGGCCTTGCCCCGATAGTGGCCAGAGGCCACCCGCGGCTCGGCTGGAGCCGGGGGCAGTGGCGTCCCCCAGGCAGGGGCCCGGGAGATGCAGAGCTCTGCCCGGCGCTGCCAGACTCCACCTGCCTGCCCCCCGGGCATCCACGGAGGAGACGGGAGATCCTCGAGTCCTCGTGGAGGAAGCTAAAGGTCTGTGGCCGAGAATCGCCTTGTGCTGGCAGAGGGCGGATTGGGGTTCTCCCGCGGTCCGTGCGGGGCCGGCTCCGGCTCCTGGTGTATTTCTAACTAGAGCTTAAGGAGAGCAGATCAGAATGCAGGGCAGATGTTTCCTGGTTCCTGTTGAGGTGGTCTTTCCCATCGGGTTGTAACTAGCCCAGCGCCTCCCAAATccctgtgtttttggttttgttttgagcCGGAGAGGGGACGGGTCACTGGAGGCCGGGCCTGGTGCTTGAGGGACGCTGTGGCCGCACCCCGCACGCTCTCTGATGCTGAAACCTGCAGGAGCCGGTCCCGTTGAACGGGCGAGAACCTCAGAAGTGATTAACTCAGAACgctttcaacctttttttttttttttttttaaacgcttatttgtttttgagagagagaaagcggggaaggggcagtagagagggagacacaatccaaagcagggtccgtgctgtcagcagagagcctgacgtggggctcgaacccacgaactgtgagatcgtgacctgagccaaagtcggacacttaatccactgagccacccaggcacccccaggctccTGACTTTTTAAGAATCCCTATGGAGAcacacttctgtgtgtgtgtgtgtgtgtgtgtgtgtgtgtgcagtcaCGCACCGTGGCTCCTTCCGGTCTTTTCCGTTGCGGTATCCCACTGATTTCTGCGTGGTTCGGTACCTCGAGATCCCCTGGCTGCACACTCGGGTTTCTGCTGTGAGTTTAAACTCGGCGAGGCCGTGTCCCAGCGCCTACGGGGGCCGCGGGGAGGTGCGCTGCACCCCTCTCCCTGTGACCCTGCGTTCTCCCGGCCCCTGTTTGTTCGCCTTGCCGGAGCTCGCTGCTTTGTGTGCCGGCCGTTCTCGGAGACCagagccctctcccctccctcggtctctctgcctctcccccaccccctttccctctcgtttgtttttctttggaacGTACGTTAGTCAAAGCGAGCCCTGTTTGAATCCGGCAAGGTGAACACGTGCGTGACGCGGGACCTTTTGCTTTTGCGTTTACGGTCTCGTATCACGACGCGGTTTCTGGGGCTGAGTTCCTGGAACGGTAGAGATGAAAGTAAGTAACCTGATGCCATTGGCAGCCCGTCCGACTTCGGGGGAGTCCGTGGAGCGTGCGCCCATCCGTTCCGTTCTGGACGAGGAGGAGGACGAAGAGGAGCCCCCCCGCATCCTGTTGTACCACGGTAAGGTGCGGGGCGCCGGGGCTGACGGCCCCCGGCCAGTTCAGTTTCCTCCTGCTGCACTGACCGCTTCGGAAGCTTCAGAAGTGCCGCGTTCTGCGCGCTCTGTCTTGACGGGGATCACCACACAAAGGGGAGGGCGACTCCCTGGGAGGAGACGGGCCAGCCCTCCCTGCCGCCTCGCTGCTTCCTTTCTGTGTCGTCCCGTCCCCTCCGTGGGAAGGAAGGACAGCCAAGTGGAGAGAGCGGTCCGTCGCCACTCTTGGGGGGGTGGCCCGGTGCCGCCCGCGGACCTTTGGGGATGGCGTTTGCACGCGTGTCCGGAGACGCAGGGTCTCCGGCCCGGGGCCCCTCCCACACGTGCCGCGGGCCCCCGGCGAACATGCGTGCGGGGAGGTGCCCTGGCCCCCTGTGGAAGGGTGGGAGGCGCGGACCTGGATCCTGAACCAGCGACCGACAGCACGTTAGTCTGTTTCCTGGAGGAAATCGTTCAGAACGAATTTTCTGTTTAGACTTACTCCTGAGCTATCCGTTTGAACGTAGTCCGATATTGTTTAGCCTTTTCGTCATGAAATACATAGATTCACAAGATGTCGCAGAAAGAGTACAGTGTGGGGGAACCCCTCCTTCAAGGGTCGCCCCCACCGTACCCCGGGAGGCCACCGTGCCGGTCGCGCTCTTAAGACTCGGCTCTTTTCCCCAGACATGCCCCGTTCCGTGCGGGTTTCCTTTTTGTAACTTGTTGACCGGACACGCTTTATGTTTCTGCGTGGTCTTCCCATGACCCTATATGGCAACGATTTGTTACTTACTGAGCCCTCCCCCACCTTCAGTTATCTAGATAGTTCCACCATGGGGGCTGCAGCCTGCAGGGCACAAACCTCTGGGAGGTAGCTCTGTGTAGGCTTGGCTCccgggagcagggagcagggcagagctCACCGGGCCGGAGAAGGGACACTGGGCCTTCTTCCTCAAAGGCGTTTTCCTCTCGGTCGCGGCCGGCGGAGGGGGTTGCTGGGTCCCCACAGCCCCGAGAAGCCGCCGCGCTTGTTCTCGGCCCTGTTTTGTGCTTCCACCTGGTTTGGTCttctccccgtcccccccccccccggcagccTGATGTCCTTCTGGGTGTTTCCCGAGACCTGTTTGTCCTCCCGGGGCCCTGATGGTTCTCTCAGAAACTGGGTGCTTCTCGCCAGATGGATGCCAGGCGTCCGCTCGCCTGCCGGCCGTGCTCCTGTGGCTGCGCCCGCTGGTCGCCGGGGCGGCTCCCCAGGCAGGGAAGGGCGGCCTCGTGTCTGCGGGGTTTTGTGACCTGATTGTCTCAGTTCCAACTGTGATTCTGTTCTGCAGTGTGGTGGTTTGGGGCCGGAAATCCTGTCAAACTTTGTTCACAGACACGGAGTTAGCGAATGATGATTTCGGCGattccttttgggtttttttattttttattttttgctttttaagagtCCCGTTTTTCAGACTGATGAGCTTCCTAGGAATCTGGTTCTCGCGTTGGGGTTTCTGTGCcacgctttttaaaaaatgttctactttggaagaatttgagattCACAGGCAAGTGGCAAAGGTAGTACTGAGTGCCCCCTGCCTGGCACCTTCCCGCGTCACCACCTGCGTGACCAGGCGTATCGTCCCGTGAAGACACCAGCTCTTAACCACAGGGTGTGCTCACGACGGGCCCTTGGATGCCGTCCCAGCCGCTGGGGTCTCTGTCCGGAGTTGGGGCGCGTCAGATTCAGGCCAAGTCCCAACAATTGTTTTCTCTTAAGTTGTTGAATTTGGTGCATGACCGGGAGCTGACTTAAtgttctttttgcctttgtttctttttaattctagaaCCACGCTCCTTTGAAGTAGGAATGCTGGTCTGGCTGAAACACCAGAAGTACCCCTTCTGGCCAGCAGTGGTGAGCATGGGGCCGGCTCCGGGGGCCGCCGCGGCAACCCCCACCCTTCGGCTCACTCGCGCTCTGCTGTTGTCATTTGGACGCCGGCAGATATTTTCCCCGGGGAAAACCGATGGGCATATAATTATGAGCAAGGTTTCTGGAGACGTTTGCTTGAGTAAGGGGTGTTTGATCATTTGGGCGCAGTTGAGTGTGAGGGTCCTGGGCCCAATCTCTGCCGGGCAGGCTCAGGAAAACCTGCCTGGAAGGAGGTCTGCGATTTGCTCATTTCTGACGTTGTGCGCTTGAAACCTTTCCCCCGCGGGAGCGTTGAGCTGGGTGAGGTTTTGGGGCAGGGGCCGGTTGCGCACGTGCAGTGACTGAGCCCCAGCGCAGCAAACTCCTGGCTTTCTCCGGGCCGGGACTCTGCAGGCTGTCCGTTTATTTTTTGGGCAAAGGTAACATCCTGGCTGTCAGCCCCTCCATCCCGTATCCTCCTCTGTTTCCCTGCGGTGTGGACAGGACCCTGCAATGCTGGCTGTAGTTCTTTAACTCGCGGTCAGAGACAGTGACGTGTAATAAGGAAGACGTTTGCCGGAGTCGGGAGACACTCCTGTTGCTGCGAGGCTGGCCTCCGTGGATGGGGCTGACTGGCCGTAGCAGCAAGTGTGGTTCGCATATGGGCAGAACGTGTGGCTTGAGCACAGGCTCAggtagaaggggtggggggtggccctCGGGTCAGCGTCTGGTCACAGTTGTGGGGAGTCGTCGATCGGGGCCCCTCGGCTCACTTTCAGCACTCGCGTGCCCCTTGCGATTGGCACCTTTTCCCGGCCCTCCTCCTTTTCGCCAGGGCCCTGGGGGCCCCGCTGGGGAGCGGATCTCCAAGCTCACAGGTTCCTGGGGTGCGCCCTTGGTTTATGGCTGAGCCGGGGACCCGGAGGGgtgccgggggggtggggaggctggccAGAGTCAGGCACCCTGCTTCCCTGTGTCCTCGGCTGGTTGCCACTCTCTCTAGTCACGTTTCTCGTACTGAAAATGAGGAAGAGCTTGCCCTGCTGAGGCAGGGAAGGGTCCACGTGTCACACACACAGGTGGTCAGAAGCAGTGGGCTTCGCGCTCTGTgtcacaaaagaaaaggaagcaaagccCGCGTGGTCCTGCTCCACTGTGAGCGCTGACGGCAGTGCACGAAGCAGCCGGGCGGTGTTTGAGCGTGTCCCACGCGGACTTTGTCCATTCTCCCAGCCGGCCACGTTCCTGGCCACGCGCCGCTCATGCCCATCTGCACAACGGAAACGTGTCAAGAGCGTATTTCAGACCTGTGCCTTCTTCTGGGTTCTTGATGCTTTGTTTTCTCGGATTTGCCAACAGGTCAAGAGCATCCGGCGAAGGGAGAAGAAAGCCAGCGTGCTCTTCATTGAGGGGCACATGGACCCGAAAGGGAGAGGGTAAcccagctctctgctctctgtaGATAGTTCCCCGGTGAAGGCCTGGCCACTCGGGGGCACtgaggtcggggggggggggggggggggggccctgtgATCCAGCTCCCGGGGAAAGAATCCAGACAGAGGGACCGGTCAGAGGTCCAGTTGTCCGTGCTCTATCTGCCGGCTCTGAAGTGAGGCCCGGACGCCCCTTGGATCCTGCCATTCCCCACAAACCGTACTGTGACTCGGGCGGGTGCTGTGAGCGGCGGCCTGCCTCCCCGATTTCCGCCATTTGCTTGGTTGTCTGGTCACCCTCTACTGGTCCTCTGTCCGGGATGAAAATGCACACGAACATCCCCTTCTGCTCAAAGGGCACTTCAGAAACACGTTTTGGAGGCAAACACGTAGAGCTGGCCTCTGACCCTCTGGCCCTGGGTTGCTGCCTCCGCCTCCCGTGGGCATCCTCGGCTGTGTCCCCTAGGGGTCCTCTCGGGGCCTGCCGGTCACCTCCGGGCCTGTGTCTGAGGGGCTTCCTCGGGCAGCCCGGAGAGCGATGGCCTTCGATCAGGAAGCCGGAGCTGGCAGAGGCCCCCGTGGCCCTGACTGGTTtcagcagaggaaagggagacGTTTTCTCATGTCGGGAGGCCAGGTTCCTTCGTGTTAAGCTTTGCTCGTCTGCTTCTAGCATCACCGTGTCTCTCCGGAGATTGAAGCACTTTGACTGCAAAGAGAAACAGGAACTTCTGGTAGGTGGATTGTCGGTGTTCCTATAAATGACTTCCTTGGCGGCTGGTGGCTCTGCTCCCCGTGTGATCTGGTCCGCGGCGCTGTGCCTGGTGGGGACCACGGTCCCGGGGGAGGTTGCCAGCCGTCCCCTCGTCGTACAGGTGGGGCTTTGGCGCAGAGGACAGTTTGCCCGGTTCGAGGCCGGCCCCTTCTGCGGGCCGTCGTGCAGAGACCGCCCGTGTGACAGAGACCGTGACGGTGCCCCACAGGGGCTTCCTGGGCTTCCCGGTGGCCGAGACCCCGCGCCGAAGCGCCGTGGTCGACTCTTGATTGTACAATGAGCCCACGAGCCACATGTCCATAGAACACGTGGTCTGTTTGACTCTGAGACGCCAGCTTTCAAAACGCGAGGCTGGCTGGGGAGCGGGGGGTAGAGGCCTGCCGGCCTCCCTCGGGTGCCGGTCTTTTCCCAGCCTGGGGAGCGGCTTCCTGGAGTTCAGGTCACGGTGAAGCCTCCTGTAGGGGGAGCGGCTTGTCCCTGCTGTTTGCCAGGATTTCCCGGGGCCTCAAGGGTGGAGGCCCCCCAGGGGTTGTGTGGTTCTGAGGACTGTGGGTGGCGTCTGGAAGGTGgcacccttctcctcctcctcctcccgctgATGGGCGTATGTCTGTGCCGTGGCCCTGCCGTCCGTCTGTCTCGTCTGCTGTGACCTCACTTTGGCCCCTGAGCAGCAGCCTGCGCTGGGCTTCCTGTCCCTGTCAGGGTGCCCGTCGGCGGGGTCTCTTTCTCTAAGGGGGCCTGCCGTGGCCTCAGGACCTTCCACGCCCCCTGAAACACAGTCTCCCGTCGGGGCTCTGGGAGCTTTCCCAGGGCAGAGGAGTTGGAGAGGAGGACAGGAGTCTTGCTTTGAGGTCTGCGTGCTCTCACCACGTGAAGAATTGTGTTTTGTGACAGAGATGGCGCGTGGCCTCACGTGATCCAGACGCTGGGGTGGTGTCTGTTCCCTGTCTTCCTGCTGACCTGTGGGGTGGGAGCACGGGGTCTCCGAGAGGCCGGTGTGGCCGAAGGAGCGCCCCCTCCTGGAGCGACTCTTTGCACCGCTTTGGTCCTGGTGTCAAGGCCACGGGCCGTGCCCTGTGCTTCCCTGATGAGCGCCCGCTGTCCCCGGGGCCGCTCAGCAAGCCCAGCCgagcccagagccccctccctCCAGAGCCGCCTGCGCTGCCTCTGTCCCACAGGAGGAGGCCGGGCTGAGGTGGCCCGGGAGGTGGAGCTCAGGTAGTGGGTCCCCGTCCCGGCTCAGGGGTCCTCGGTTTGCAGGCGAAAACCTCGAGGCCTAGGCGGGCGCcccgcgcgcccccccccccccccccggtggccAAGTGTCCTTCCTCCTCGGGCGGCCCTGCTTCCGACGGAAGGGTTTACGTTGTGTGACTTTCAAGTCTTGCCTGTGTGAGGGTGACGCCAGCCGCGTGTGGGGGCGTCCGCCTCTGTCCCGTAGAGTCCCCAGCTCTCCTGTCCGGAAGTGCTCAGCTCACACGTGACCCCTTTCCGAGCAGCTCGGGCCCCAGACCTGGGCCTCCGTGTGCATTGCCGCACCCGGCATGCGTCTGCTGACCGGACGCGGGAGCCGGGGCGTGGAGACGGGCGCAGGAGCCCCCGTGGCCTCCCGCTCACGTCTGCGTTCGGGCCTTGTCGTTGCAGAACGAAGCCAAGGAGGACTTCGACCAGGCCATCGGCTGGTGCGTCTCCCTGATCACGGACTACAGGGTCCGGCTCGGTAGGTGGGCCCGCGAGCCCTCAGACAGAGGGGCGGCCTGGGCGCCGGGGCGCAGGCCTGCTTCCGTGGGTTCCCTGCCTGGGCCCGGGGCAGCCCCGTCCCCGGCAGAGGCGAGGGCCAAGCCGCTAGGTGTGGACGGGAGGTGGAGAGCTGGCTTCCGTGTGTCCCGGGTTCTGTTGTTGGGAGTCTAGACGGCGGCCCTTCTGGGCACCCCCTGCGCCATGAGGCACCCTGACGGCAGTGCTGGGTTCCGTCAGCTGGAAGCGGTCTGGGCGGTGCCGACGCGACGCAGGTGTCCTGACCCAGCCACCCTGGGGCATTTCCAGAGCCGCCTCTGACGGTGACCGggctccccccctgccccctctgcaGGCTGTGGCTCTTTTGCTGGCTCCTTCCTGGAATATTACGCGGCTGATATAAGTAAGTCCGCCGACTCCTCTTCAGGGCCGCGAAGCAGCTGTCTTCGGTGTCTGAAGCTCGGGAGGGGATGTCTGGGTGGAGGCCGTGC
The Panthera uncia isolate 11264 chromosome A2, Puncia_PCG_1.0, whole genome shotgun sequence genome window above contains:
- the PWWP3A gene encoding PWWP domain-containing DNA repair factor 3A isoform X7 — its product is MSSADGKSDYGLQRIEVRSTEVEALRVAHIERIASTLESTLGPSLFRTPCAAVCERWDLLVASVASGVHKNETRTSQNEVPAEPLEELAYRRSLRVALDVLNESTGLPQESPSREERTALCSREKPMELASLLCGPASSCVQEAVPGRSGPERRERVHPRLSGSPTCQKDPKCKVDHKKELRKSGSPQALVVPPARGGSQHGSGSRTCCASRTTPSKRGRSSGREPTVGQSAPSLSEGDDEESRLPAPRSPPTVKEEGLWAKGRDPSLPLPGPTGPPAPGRPACPDAQGLPAKRPCPDSGQRPPAARLEPGAVASPRQGPGRCRALPGAARLHLPAPRASTEETGDPRVLVEEAKARPTSGESVERAPIRSVLDEEEDEEEPPRILLYHEPRSFEVGMLVWLKHQKYPFWPAVVKSIRRREKKASVLFIEGHMDPKGRGITVSLRRLKHFDCKEKQELLNEAKEDFDQAIGWCVSLITDYRVRLGCGSFAGSFLEYYAADISYPVRKSIQQDVLGTRFPQLSKGDPEEPVTGSPQGRRRPRRKVLPDRSRAARDRANQKLVEYIVKARGAEGHLRAILRNRKPSRWLKTFLNSGQYVTCVETYLEDEEQLDLVVKYLQGVYQETGSRALARINADRIRFVLDVLLPEAIICAIAAVDAVDYETAEAKYLRGPSLSYREKEMFDNQLLEERSQRC